The following coding sequences lie in one Montipora foliosa isolate CH-2021 chromosome 11, ASM3666993v2, whole genome shotgun sequence genomic window:
- the LOC137977607 gene encoding serine-rich adhesin for platelets-like produces MRNPNGSQRDAPVTVTFPIPRKAARKLRTMAVSRDRRLLDLGVLAVQINEGESIVLGIKLGKQKIKNTEASSEKLRGNARRGRVHKKPSNYRNVATIHHMPDVCSSKFANNLETAPSVEAVSDRNDLVRKKVSLQEREMSRSDIILDEPSNNSCKFRELSHFTTGSFAMGVSLNGQSSSLKLSEYQNKTQNTSNNTVDKSLKSQGSNTQQTNERLSNCPANITSRNVSVESLPSAAQNLSSPISQRAYSASPISDTSSTSSEENFDIQHDLLIYNCFVDRSKYSAVDMLKELAASHTNRKSTTGHAGKKVKLHVTAVNAKPKEGKSLLYPSGDGSNNVKSKISSYRDHVKNIRCNSLTSPTTCISTVNSASKVPTTENKKTSGLQNSGRTVEKAANVETRTETKVAPPFPHHTTLSKPSTASQTKRIKVNPRETAVYHGGRKVLWSSTNVFPKCASSSADFPDTCTLPQSKSSSDRQVSSLSNASSLTSCAASFSDTIMSTATITNCSNQKSNLKPLKHELVDEKNTLQSDSKTSVVVTGSSSLSVHCQQSLPVQNTSCWAATSARSACIPGITNFVQTEASSTTIVQNLTIARPVVSSTISVAGTNTHTTWSNQQVSPTYFVGAQGQYGIYSALYSSDCSNNQRGPQSVAAAYVYPVSFIYPYLAMAQTNTQKSLQNETVEKEKLEAKQSETPSTGNSQIKNVENTEKSTTKVESMTTTAVPAQTQFIDLASSMRYCQLSLLPYRSRMQALPSCNLPILHALCTSSVSTTSATSTDVTSSVVSSESAVKLSGSKASVNSHSGEPSLHKRDISEENSLLSSYSKKMQIMDFSKKTPNNKLSQQIEQQINLQEKSLKEPSTSDRQSVIVSASDKKNYDHKNKIQSPSGNLPSVCKHSVDGSEIKNSDSVFCQSSSQNVIHLASFQQDQLGHIDDGSGGVEDNNIINGPMPVRLQSSIGESPPKLSFIHDSSIACVNVGNSNGIGGTCSSGSSSGARRLSSQLDSVGQPAKRKKSKKSL; encoded by the exons ATGAGAAATCCGAATGGGAGCCAGAGAGATGCGCCAGTGACCGTCACTTTTCCGATTCCAAGGAAGGCTGCGAGAAAACTTCGCACAATGGCAGTTTCCAGAGATCGCCGTTTGTTAGATCTCGGTGTTTTAGCTGTGCAGATCAATGAAGGCGAGAGCATTGTGCTGGGAATAAAATTAGGCAAGCAAAAAATCAAGAATACGGAGGCAAGTTCAGAGAAACTGAGAGGAAACGCGAGAAGGGGAAGAGTTCACAAGAAACCCTCAAATTATCGTAATGTGGCGACCATTCACCACATGCCGGATGTCTGCAGCTCGAAATTCGCTAACAATCTGGAAACCGCACCAAGTGTAGAAGCCGTCTCAGACAGAAACGATTTGGTCAGAAAGAAAGTATCACTGCAAGAGAGAGAAATGAGTAGGTCAGACATAATATTGGATGAGCCATCGAATAACAGTTGTAAATTTCGGGAGCTATCACATTTCACAACCGGCTCTTTCGCGATGGGGGTGTCACTAAATGGACAATCGAGCTCGTTAAAATTATCTGAATACCAAAACAAAACTCAAAACACCAGCAACAATACTGTGGACAAGAGTTTAAAAAGTCAAGGATCAAATACACAACAGACAAATGAAAGACTCTCAAACTGTCCCGCTAATATTACATCAAGAAACGTTAGTGTCGAAAGCCTACCGTCGGCGGCTCAAAATTTATCTTCTCCTATCAGCCAAAGAGCTTACAGTGCAAGTCCCATCTCAGATACAAGCAGTACCAGTTCTGAGGAGAATTTTGACATTCAACACGATCTGCTGATTTACAATTGTTTTGTTGACAGAAGTAAGTACAGTGCTGTAGACATGCTGAAAGAATTAGCTGCAAGTCACACAAATAGAAAAAGTACCACTGGGCACGCTGGCAAGAAGGTGAAGCTACATGTAACTGCTgttaatgcaaaaccaaaggaaGGGAAGAGCTTGCTGTATCCATCAGGGGATGGAAGTAACAATGTCAAATCGAAAATATCAAGTTATCGTGATCATGTTAAGAACATTCGCTGTAATTCTCTCACATCTCCGACGACATGTATATCAACAGTTAATTCTGCCTCAAAGGTACCAACCACAGAAAATAAGAAGACTAGTGGACTTCAGAATAGTGGAAGAACTGTTGAGAAAGCTGCAAATGTGGAAACTAGAACTGAGACTAAAGTTGCACCACCCTTTCCCCATCACACAACTCTTTCTAAGCCAAGTACTGCATCTCAGACAAAAAGAATCAAAGTGAATCCCAGGGAGACAGCTGTGTACCATGGTGGACGGAAAGTGTTGTGGTCAAGTACAAATGTATTTCCAAAATGTGCTTCTTCCTCGGCTGATTTTCCTGATACATGTACTTTGCCGCAGTCAAAGTCTTCCAGTGATAGACAAGTTTCATCTCTCTCAAATGCCAGTAGCTTGACAAGTTGTGCAGCTTCCTTTAGTGACACAATTATGTCCACAGCTACTATCACCAACTGCAGCAATCAGAAATCAAATCTGAAACCCCTTAAACATGAATTGGTGGACGAAAAGAATACCTTGCAGAGTGATTCTAAAACTTCTGTAGTTGTCACTGGTAGTAGTTCGTTGTCTGTGCATTGCCAACAATCACTTCCAGTGCAAAATACAAGCTGTTGGGCGGCAACGTCTGCAAGATCAGCATGTATCCCTGGAATTACTAACTTTGTTCAAACAGAAGCGTCAAGTACGACCATAGTGCAGAATCTTACTATAGCAAGACCTGTTGTCTCATCAACTATTTCTGTAGCAGGAACAAACACTCATACAACATGGTCCAATCAGCAAGTTTCTCCTACTTATTTTGTTGGTGCACAAGGCCAATATGGGATTTATTCAGCTTTATACAGCTCAGATTGCAGCAACAACCAGCGTGGCCCACAATCAGTTGCAGCAGCTTATGTCTATCCTGTCAGTTTCATTTACCCTTATCTGGCAATGGCACAAACCAACACCCAAAAAAGTTTGCAGAATGAAACTGTTGAGAAAGAAAAATTAGAGGCAAAACAGTCTGAAACTCCATCTACAGGCAATTCTCagattaaaaatgttgaaaatacaGAGAAGTCTACAACAAAAGTAGAATCAATGACTACAACAGCTGTCCCTGCACAGACTCAGTTTATTGACCTTGCTAGTTCCATGAGATACTGCCAGCTCAGTTTGCTGCCGTACCGTAGTAGAATGCAAGCATTACCCTCTTGTAACTTGCCAATTCTTCATGCTCTATGTACCAGTTCAGTTAGCACTACTTCTGCAACATCAACAGATGTTACTAGCTCCGTAGTAAGCTCAGAATCTGCCGTAAAGTTAAGTGGGAGCAAAGCGTCTGTCAATTCACATTCAGGGGAGCCATCACTCCACAAGCGAGACATTTCTGAAGAAAATTCATTGTTGAGTTCTTATTCAAAGAAGATGCAGATCATGGACTTCTCCAAGAAAACTCCCAACAATAAACTTTCACAGCAGATTGAGCAACAAATAAATTTGCAAGAGAAGAGTTTGAAAGAACCAAGCACAAGTGATAGACAATCTGTTATTGTTTCAGCTTCTGACAAAAAGAACTATGatcataaaaacaaaatacagaGTCCTTCAGGAAACTTACCTTCAGTTTGCAAGCATAGTGTTGATGGAAGTGAAATAAAGAATTCTGACTCTGTCTTTTGTCAATCAAGTTCCCAGAATGTGATTCATTTAGCCAGTTTTCAACAGGATCAACTGGGACACATTGATGATGGTAGTGGTGGTGTTGAAGACAACAATATTATAAATGGACCCATGCCAGTAAGATTGCAAAGCAGTATAGGTGAATCACCACCAAAGCTTAGCTTTATCCATGACAGTTCCATAGCCTGTGTGAATGTTGGCAACAGCAATGGAATTGGAGGTACATGTAGCAGTGGGAGTTCTTCAGGAGCAAGAAGGCTAT CATCTCAGTTGGATTCTGTTGGCCAACCTGCGAAGAGGAAAAAATCCAAGAAGTCGCTTTGA